From a single Phragmites australis chromosome 7, lpPhrAust1.1, whole genome shotgun sequence genomic region:
- the LOC133924387 gene encoding indole-3-glycerol phosphate synthase, chloroplastic-like yields MEALAIGSAPPRPGLAVPTRHSHLRRPRTLAAAACRPLAAAPMDDAAAGRPGPSPLRCTRAETDSEVDEIATSSQAAGSAGATEQGGNGGPVADASTAGASTEIAGVDGIRIRRRPVTGPAVHYVGPFQFRLENEGNTPRNILERIVWDKEAEVSQMKERRPLYMLKGPLEAAPPARDFVGALKASYDRTGLPALIAEVKKASPSRGVLREDFDPVQIAQAYEKNGAACLSVLTDKKYFQGSFDYLEAIRNAGVKCPLLCKEFIVDAWQLYYARSKGADAVLLIAAVLPNIDIKYMLKICKILGMAALVEVHDEMEMDRILGIDGVQLIGINNRNLETFEVDIANTKKLLEGERGQIIAQKDVIVVGESGLFTPDHISFVQNAGVKAVLVGESLIKQEDPGKAVAGLFGKDISHAGTA; encoded by the exons ATGGAAGCGCTCGCTATAGGATCCGCCCCTCCCCGGCCGGGCCTCGCAGTCCCGACCCGCCACTCCCACCTCCGCCGCCCCAGAACCCTGGCCGCGGCCGCGTGCCGCCCCCTCGCCGCAGCTCCCATGGACGACGCCGCCGCTGGTCGCCCCGGGCCCTCCCCTCTCCGCTGCACCCGCGCCGAGACG GACTCGGAGGTGGATGAGATCGCGACGAGCTCGCAGGCCGCGGGCTCCGCTGGCGCCACGGAGCAGGGGGGCAACGGAGGCCCCGTGGCGGATGCTTCCACAGCCGGCGCCTCCACCGAAATCGCGGGCGTCGACGGGATAAGGATCCGGCGGCGCCCTGTGACGGGGCCGGCGGTGCACTACGTTGGCCCCTTCCAGTTCCGCCTCGAGAACGAGGGGAACACGCCGCGGAACATCCTCGAGAGGATCGTCTGGGACAAGGAAGCCGAGGTTTCGCAG ATGAAGGAGAGGAGACCCCTGTACATGTTGAAGGGGCCACTGGAGGCTGCTCCTCCGGCGAGGGACTTCGTTGGGGCGCTCAAGGCGTCGTATGATCGGACTGGTCTGCCTGCTCTGATTGCGGAGGTCAAAAAGGCTTCACCCAGCCGGGGTGTTCTCAGGGAGGATTTCGATCCG GTTCAGATCGCTCAAGCATACGAGAAAAATGGAGCAGCATGCCTTAGTGTTCTTACagataaaaaatactttcag GGAAGTTTTGACTACTTGGAGGCTATCCGCAATGCTGGAGTCAAG TGCCCTCTTCTGTGCAAAGAGTTCATTGTTGATGCCTGGCAACTTTACTATGCACGGTCCAAGGGTGCAGATGCTGTTCTTCTGATTGCGGCTGTATTACCTAACATTGATATAAAGTATATgttgaaaatttgcaaaatacTTGGCATGGCTGCTTTAGTTGAG GTGCATGATGAAATGGAAATGGACCGTATTTTAGGGATCGATGGTGTACAGCTCATTGGCATCAATAACCGTAATCTTG AGACGTTTGAAGTTGATATTGCAAACACAAAAAAGCTTCTGGAGGGTGAACGAGGACAAATTATAGCTCAGAAGGATGTAATT GTTGTAGGAGAATCTGGGCTGTTCACTCCTGATCATATTTCGTTCGTTCAAAATGCTGGGGTCAAAGCG GTTCTGGTTGGGGAGTCCCTCATCAAGCAGGAGGATCCAGGGAAAGCAGTCGCTGGGCTTTTCGGTAAAGATATCTCGCACGCGGGTACTGCTTAA
- the LOC133924386 gene encoding poly(A)-specific ribonuclease PARN — protein MQGRLRRLLRAPPPRARLSRVLSSSPPASSGDGDGGGVAVKQVTRGNLAESLEELRGRVRDAAFVGLDLEMSGVTSAPWRDTFELDRADVRYLKLRDSAERFAALQLGVCPFRWDPAKSAFVAHPHNFFIFPRKELPSDCSTHEFLCQTTSIDFLAKYQFDFNTCFREGISYLSRAQEEEALQKLNLLYHNNIYASSITCEEDGDMPLKSAADILFTERMKIKFNEWRDVVISKPRVDSHLPGNINCSQGQFQTVFFKMRPAVMLNGFSSHQLKLIQQVLRKNFRDLVYVCTFSDDDTSEKRVVYSDTKEDKIMLMKDVQEDLLRSREARVKSAIGIRHVIDLLSSERKLIVGHSCFLDIAQVYSKFIGPLPSSMKEFASGIHKIFPHIADTRHLMSANQTVQNVMKHKSKSLSSAFSLLCPTPYSSADKSSSLCPLRIEVEGDETTSSCFISGGKHEAGYDAYMTGCVFVQLCTYLDIKFEQLSPQENLATNNKMQKHINFLSPSWNSGTVVDLSTGKERPDPGYMRRYPAPVYDNIVLIWGFQSKVRAKDIKDCICKVFGPASVMSVFSIDSTAVLVQFSKLESVNDFLDLKAVLERTDSAISILHPLSTILEGGQTRAAKYDTYRDICSSSESKFLFADQAEAVCAASKNRLQENVDDNFISGVHETILDGKRLNKGDGRKSGSKNQDDNDISCQDILDALHDGRALFGKRMRS, from the exons ATGCAGGGccgtctccgccgcctcctccgcgcgccgccgcccagAGCCCGACTCTCCCGCGtgctctcctcctcgccgcccgcGAGCAGCGGagacggcgatggcggcggggtGGCGGTGAAGCAGGTGACGCGGGGGAACCTAGCGGAGTCCCTGGAGGAGCTGCGGGGGCGCGTGCGGGACGCCGCGTTCGTGGGGCTCGACCTGGAGATGAGCGGCGTCACGAGTGCGCCGTGGAGGGACACCTTCGAGCTCGACCGCGCCGACGTGCGGTACCTCAAGCTCCGCGACTCCGCGGAGCGGTTCGCCGCCCTGCAGCTCGGCGTCTGCCCCTTCCGATGGGACCCTGCCAAGTCCGCCTTCGTCGCCCACCC GCATAACTTCTTTATCTTCCCTCGCAAGGAGCTCCCAAGTGATTGTTCAACTCATGAGTTTCTTTGCCAGACAACTTCAATTGACTTCCTAGCAAAGTACCAGTTTGATTTCAACACATGCTTCCGTGAAG GAATATCTTATTTATCCAGAGCACAAGAGGAAGAGGCACTGCAGAAATTAAATTTGTTGTATCACAATAACATATATGCATCTTCCATCACTTGTGAAGAGGATGGAGATATGCCATTAAAAAGTGCTGCTGATATCCTTTTCACGGAGAGGATGAAGATTAAATTCAATGAGTGGCGTGATGTGGTAATCAGCAAGCCGAGAGTTGATAGCCATTTGCCAGGAAACATTAATTGCAGCCAAGGCCAATTCCAGACAGTTTTCTTCAAAATGCGTCCAGCTGTTATGCTTAATGGATTCTCATCACATCAGTTAAAGTTAATTCAACAG GTTTTAAGAAAAAACTTCAGGGATCTTGTTTATGTTTGTACATTTAGTGATGATGACACTTCTGAGAAGAGAGTTGTTTATTCAGACACCAAAGAGGACAAAATAATGTTGATG AAAGATGTGCAGGAAGATCTACTAAGAAGCAGGGAAGCAAGAGTCAAATCAGCAATAGGAATCCGCCACGTCATTGATCTTCTTTCATCAGAAAGGAAGCTGATTGTTGGCCATAGCTGTTTCCTAG ATATTGCTCAAGTGTACAGCAAGTTTATTGGTCCTCTTCCTTCATCCATGAAGGAATTTGCCTCAGGCATCCACAAAATTTTCCCACACATTGCAGATACCAGGCATCTCATGTCTGCAAATCAAACAGTTCAGAATGTGATGAAGCATAAAAGCAAATCATTGTCTTCAGCTTTCTCATTGTTGTGCCCTACACCTTATTCATCTGCTGATAAATCGTCCAGCCTTTGTCCTCTAAGaattgaagttgaaggagaTGAAACAAC GTCATCGTGCTTCATTTCAGGTGGTAAGCACGAAGCAGGGTATGATGCATACATGACTGGATGTGTTTTTGTGCAGTTGTGCACTTATCTTGACATCAAATTTGAGCAACTGTCACCTCAGGAGAACCTAGCCACAAACAATAAGATGCAGAAACACATTAACTTTTTGTCGCCTAGCTGGAACAGCGGAACAGTGGTTGATTTAAGTACTGGCAAGGAGAGACCAGATCCAGGTTATATGCGTAGATATCCTGCTCCTGTGTATGACAACATTGTCCTCATCTGGGGATTCCAGTCTAAGGTCAGAGCAAAGGATATAAAGGATTGCATCTGCAAAGTGTTTGGTCCAGCATCGGTTATGTCAGTCTTCTCCATTGATTCAACTGCTGTTCTCGTGCAGTTTAGTAAACTAGAGTCTGTAAACGATTTCTTGGATTTGAAGGCTGTTTTAGAGAGGACAGATAGTGCCATCTCAATTCTACACCCTCTGTCAACTATATTGGAAGGAGGTCAAACACGAGCTGCTAAGTATGATACCTACAGAGACATTTGCAGCTCTTCTGAATCAAAGTTCCTCTTTGCGGACCAAGCTGAAGCGGTTTGTGCAGCTTCAAAGAATCGGCTCCAAGAGAATGTTGATGACAATTTTATATCTGGTGTACACGAGACTATTCTTGACGGCAAAAGACTAAATAAGGGAGATGGAAGGAAATCTGGTTCCAAGAATCAAGACGACAATGATATCTCATGTCAGGATATCTTAGATGCTCTACACGATGGCAGAGCGTTGTTTGGCAAACGAATGAGAAGCTGA